In the Numida meleagris isolate 19003 breed g44 Domestic line chromosome 5, NumMel1.0, whole genome shotgun sequence genome, one interval contains:
- the RBM44 gene encoding RNA-binding protein 44 isoform X2 yields MELQKDDDVKSKQQCFMHTALLFPYPKKAQPSISSLAAGQLTRSEESLPYLNTSLDADIDMYNMRMRTCSAEVDENKKEADMLRRACDGDTHSACGVCDGWSHIYVGEDSQLEYISANEEGFDDGNCSSELSEQREAMGIKTLKQVDPVHDIPGGRAAKEQNFADMKDCSECCAGVEAAMPELPQLFQDALLVGSSIACDRKEEQAASLCGFAGNVLDSHAYRSRERDYPNLLACDHSEVKVASLSDGTHSVQVATSKVPKQNEGCVHSNLVEQGSPLLSPTERALATGTQFCKSAGDSDFYSCEEPLLCMCGASCTYCSAKAGENQRPFPAVFSGKDLCSGEEAAGKSSSANTTASLSLECCESLVNATGNSKVNQAVDASSDFRVCFTTSRSTSARVLLSSRATNTEISTMNEFRRVCWCGETCASVACSANWLSGAGVAQEMGSRIADVHQDDSAAAAERSSQVKEQQESKTESCSSDLKINADRPAHLDKETVKNSVSTYCQNLLQRAIEAELQVLNAHYQMCYQHCLKIYKLALEERACFSRYHANIFADAEVGSSVLLVLEELNKNYSSMRAKIKMGMPLNALPPLAVEIKLLPIASSYVPSKLFREELYYGSVSEMRKAGFEASNLQEIRTPINTENAQTTCLTGGEQPSDFASSQMVQGQHGEQGVQRDVKNKERSEYGFDAKEDFAVTDFSVVGKHQEKEDTDGLREAKITEGAQECSFVLVAGLSSSVSEGDLRSHFQNYHLSVILLCVDSDNHRCALLGFKDTTAAKLAVEEMNKTKIKGKPVSVELVSNAPENRSSASRTLGKKLWREALSVDSSASSEQKETLPPASHSVGAPGTSSASEKVPLLPRASLRTPCFTRVPSEAKCPKSSAEDSVRFLFAINQKDRGENSLPKAPAAPIPTSSLEVFMSPNALNLSSFSKLMKKLKDVHPEASRDKIVDALLEVRKNNNGILSGLSINSIMERASVILRKPTLVGVKSSVNK; encoded by the exons ATGGAGTTGCAGAAGGACGACGatgttaaaagcaaacagcagtgcTTCATGCACACCGCCCTGCTCTTTCCTTATCCCAAGAAAGCCCAGCCAAGCATCAGCAGCCTTGCAGCAGGACAATTAACGCGGTCAGAGGAAAGCTTGCCTTACTTGAATACATCTTTAGATGCAGATATTGATATGTATAATATGAGAATGAGAACTTGCAGTGCAGAGGTAGACgaaaacaagaaagaagctGATATGCTGAGGAGGGCATGTGATGGTGATACCCATTCTGCCTGTGGGGTGTGTGATGGTTGGAGTCACATCTATGTAGGTGAAGATTCACAGCTGGAATACATCAGTGCGAATGAAGAAGGCTTTGATGATGGGAATTGCTCAAGCGAGCTTTCTGAGCAAAGGGAAGCTATGGGAATCAAAACCCTAAAGCAAGTAGATCCAGTTCACGACATTCCAGGTGGCAGAGCTGCAAAGGAACAAAATTTTGCTGACATGAAAGATTGCTCTGAGTGTTGTGCAGGTGTGGAAGCAGCTATGCCAGAGCTTCCCCAGCTGTTTCAGGATGCTCTGCTGGTTGGCAGCAGCATAGCTTGTGATCGTAAGGAGGAGCAGGCCGCATCTCTCTGTGGTTTTGCTGGAAATGTACTTGACAGTCATGCATACAGGAGTAGAGAAAGGGATTATCCAAATCTGCTTGCATGTGACCATTCGGAGGTGAAAGTTGCTTCATTATCTGATGGCACACACTCAGTGCAAGTAGCTACAAGCAAAGTGCCCAAACAGAACGAGGGATGTGTTCACAGCAACTTAGTGGAGCAAGGAAGTCCTTTACTGTCACCAACGGAAAGGGCCCTAGCAACAGGCACGCAGTTCTGCAAGAGTGCAGGGGACTCTGATTTTTACAGTTGTGAGGAACCGCTCCTGTGCATGTGCGGTGCCAGCTGCACTTACTGTTCTGCAAAGGCAGGTGAGAACCAGCGTCCATTCCCTGCAGTTTTCTCTGGCAAGGATCTCTGTTCTGGGGAGGAAGCTGCAGGGAAATCTTCCAGTGCAAATACCACTGCCTCTCTCAGCTTGGAGTGTTGTGAAAGCTTAGTAAATGCGACTGGTAATTCTAAAGTTAACCAAGCTGTTGATGCAAGTTCTGATTTTAGAGTTTGCTTTACAACCAGCAGAAGTACCAGTGCTCGAGTTCTTCTCTCATCCAGGGCAACTAATACAGAGATATCAACGATGAATGAATTCAGACGTGTGTGTTGGTGTGGGGAAACTTGTGCCAGTGTTGCTTGCAGTGCAAACTGGCTGTCTGGAGCTGGTGTTGCACAGGAAATGGGGTCACGGATTGCTGACGTGCACCAAGAtgacagtgctgcagcagctgaaagaagTTCACAAGTTAAG GAACAGCAGGAATCCAAAACTGAGTCGTGTAGCAGCGATTTAAAGATTAACGCTGACAG GCCAGCACACCTTGACAAAGAAACTGTGAAGAATTCTGTGTCAACCTACTGTCAAAATCTCCTGCAGAGAGCTATTGAAGCAGAATTGCAGGTTCTAAATGCTCATTATCAGATGTGCTATCAACACTGCTTGAAGATTTACAAACTGGCTTTGGAGGAACGCGCGTGTTTTAGCAG ATACCATGCAAACATCTTTGCTGATGCTGAAGTGGGTTCATCTGTCTTGTTGGTTTTGGAAGAGCTGAATAAGAATTACAGCAGTatgagagcaaaaataaaaatgggcATGCCTCTGAATGCACTTCCACCACTAGCAGTGGAGATAAAGTTACTGCCAATTGCTTCTTCTTATGTCCCAagcaag TTATTCAGAGAGGAACTTTACTATGG ttctgtttcagaaatgagaaaagcaggtTTTGAAGCTTCAAATTTGCAAGAAATCAGAACTCCCATCAACACG GAGAATGCACAGACCACGTGTTTAACTGGCGGCGAGCAGCCCAGTGACTTCGCTTCCTCCCAGATGGTTCAAGGACAGCATGGAGAGCAGGGTGTGCAGCGTG atgtgaaaaataaagaaaggagtGAATATGGGTTTGATGCTAAAGAGGACTTCGCAGTAACAGATTTTTCAGTAGTGGGAAAGcatcaagaaaaagaagacacagATGGTTTAAGAG AAGCAAAGATAACAGAGGGTGCACAAGAGTGCTCATTTGTTCTTGTTGCTGGCTTAAGTTCTTCAGTGTCAGAG GGTGATCTAAGGTCGCATTTCCAGAACTACCATCTGTCTGTCATTCTGCTCTGTGTGGATTCTGATAACCACAG ATGTGCACTTCTTGGCTTTAAAGACACCACTGCAGCAAAGTTAGCAGTGGAGGAAATGaacaagacaaaaattaaaggaaaaccAGTAAGTGTGGAACTTGTCAGTAATGCACCAGAGAACAGGTCTTCGGCTTCCCGAACGCTTGGAAAGAAGCTCTGGCGTGAAGCTCTCTCTGTTGATAGCAGTGCAAGCAGTGAACAGAAGGAAACACTCCCACCAGCCTCTCATTCTGTGGGAGCTCCTGGCACCTCCTCTGCTTCTGAGAAGGTGCCTCTCCTGCCCAGGGCTTCTTTAAGAACTCCTTGCTTTACACGAGTGCCTTCAGAAGCAAAGTGCCCAAAATCCTCTGCTGAAGACTCCGTACGTTTTCTATTTGCAATTAATCAAAAG GATAGGGGAGAAAATTCCCTGCCAAAAGCACCTGCTGCTCCTATCCCCACCAGCTCACTAGAAGTCTTTATGTCTCCTAACGCATTGAACTTGAGCAGTTTTTCCAAATTAATGAAGAAACTTAAAGACGTTCATCCAGAAGCGAGCAG AGACAAAATTGTGGATGCTCTGCTGGAGGTGAGGAAGAACAATAATGGTATCCTCAGTGGCTTGTCCATCAATTCTATTATGGAAAGGGCCTCTGTAATCCTAAGGAAACCGACGCTTGTAGGGGTGAAAAGCAGTGTAAATAA aTGA
- the RBM44 gene encoding RNA-binding protein 44 isoform X5, producing the protein MNEFRRVCWCGETCASVACSANWLSGAGVAQEMGSRIADVHQDDSAAAAERSSQVKEQQESKTESCSSDLKINADRPAHLDKETVKNSVSTYCQNLLQRAIEAELQVLNAHYQMCYQHCLKIYKLALEERACFSRYHANIFADAEVGSSVLLVLEELNKNYSSMRAKIKMGMPLNALPPLAVEIKLLPIASSYVPSKLFREELYYGSVSEMRKAGFEASNLQEIRTPINTENAQTTCLTGGEQPSDFASSQMVQGQHGEQGVQRGDVKNKERSEYGFDAKEDFAVTDFSVVGKHQEKEDTDGLREAKITEGAQECSFVLVAGLSSSVSEGDLRSHFQNYHLSVILLCVDSDNHRCALLGFKDTTAAKLAVEEMNKTKIKGKPVSVELVSNAPENRSSASRTLGKKLWREALSVDSSASSEQKETLPPASHSVGAPGTSSASEKVPLLPRASLRTPCFTRVPSEAKCPKSSAEDSVRFLFAINQKDRGENSLPKAPAAPIPTSSLEVFMSPNALNLSSFSKLMKKLKDVHPEASRDKIVDALLEVRKNNNGILSGLSINSIMERASVILRKPTLVGVKSSVNK; encoded by the exons ATGAATGAATTCAGACGTGTGTGTTGGTGTGGGGAAACTTGTGCCAGTGTTGCTTGCAGTGCAAACTGGCTGTCTGGAGCTGGTGTTGCACAGGAAATGGGGTCACGGATTGCTGACGTGCACCAAGAtgacagtgctgcagcagctgaaagaagTTCACAAGTTAAG GAACAGCAGGAATCCAAAACTGAGTCGTGTAGCAGCGATTTAAAGATTAACGCTGACAG GCCAGCACACCTTGACAAAGAAACTGTGAAGAATTCTGTGTCAACCTACTGTCAAAATCTCCTGCAGAGAGCTATTGAAGCAGAATTGCAGGTTCTAAATGCTCATTATCAGATGTGCTATCAACACTGCTTGAAGATTTACAAACTGGCTTTGGAGGAACGCGCGTGTTTTAGCAG ATACCATGCAAACATCTTTGCTGATGCTGAAGTGGGTTCATCTGTCTTGTTGGTTTTGGAAGAGCTGAATAAGAATTACAGCAGTatgagagcaaaaataaaaatgggcATGCCTCTGAATGCACTTCCACCACTAGCAGTGGAGATAAAGTTACTGCCAATTGCTTCTTCTTATGTCCCAagcaag TTATTCAGAGAGGAACTTTACTATGG ttctgtttcagaaatgagaaaagcaggtTTTGAAGCTTCAAATTTGCAAGAAATCAGAACTCCCATCAACACG GAGAATGCACAGACCACGTGTTTAACTGGCGGCGAGCAGCCCAGTGACTTCGCTTCCTCCCAGATGGTTCAAGGACAGCATGGAGAGCAGGGTGTGCAGCGTG gagatgtgaaaaataaagaaaggagtGAATATGGGTTTGATGCTAAAGAGGACTTCGCAGTAACAGATTTTTCAGTAGTGGGAAAGcatcaagaaaaagaagacacagATGGTTTAAGAG AAGCAAAGATAACAGAGGGTGCACAAGAGTGCTCATTTGTTCTTGTTGCTGGCTTAAGTTCTTCAGTGTCAGAG GGTGATCTAAGGTCGCATTTCCAGAACTACCATCTGTCTGTCATTCTGCTCTGTGTGGATTCTGATAACCACAG ATGTGCACTTCTTGGCTTTAAAGACACCACTGCAGCAAAGTTAGCAGTGGAGGAAATGaacaagacaaaaattaaaggaaaaccAGTAAGTGTGGAACTTGTCAGTAATGCACCAGAGAACAGGTCTTCGGCTTCCCGAACGCTTGGAAAGAAGCTCTGGCGTGAAGCTCTCTCTGTTGATAGCAGTGCAAGCAGTGAACAGAAGGAAACACTCCCACCAGCCTCTCATTCTGTGGGAGCTCCTGGCACCTCCTCTGCTTCTGAGAAGGTGCCTCTCCTGCCCAGGGCTTCTTTAAGAACTCCTTGCTTTACACGAGTGCCTTCAGAAGCAAAGTGCCCAAAATCCTCTGCTGAAGACTCCGTACGTTTTCTATTTGCAATTAATCAAAAG GATAGGGGAGAAAATTCCCTGCCAAAAGCACCTGCTGCTCCTATCCCCACCAGCTCACTAGAAGTCTTTATGTCTCCTAACGCATTGAACTTGAGCAGTTTTTCCAAATTAATGAAGAAACTTAAAGACGTTCATCCAGAAGCGAGCAG AGACAAAATTGTGGATGCTCTGCTGGAGGTGAGGAAGAACAATAATGGTATCCTCAGTGGCTTGTCCATCAATTCTATTATGGAAAGGGCCTCTGTAATCCTAAGGAAACCGACGCTTGTAGGGGTGAAAAGCAGTGTAAATAA aTGA